A window of Malania oleifera isolate guangnan ecotype guangnan chromosome 5, ASM2987363v1, whole genome shotgun sequence contains these coding sequences:
- the LOC131155400 gene encoding uncharacterized protein LOC131155400, whose amino-acid sequence METLVVLAQHRNQYYSRSKANEPARFGSSPSRNFREISCRTFQSGTGILPTPLRGCTTPVAKRACPNTPKTLSPCAKFHSDDSKHLTVKTTSLPIDIEVSNKQKSFNDNFCYSELWAGPAYSNSPPPSSLPIPKFSLQPKRTLSLDMPGSAPVVKMHPTAKSAPPSPTREPLTSPKDLFLSVDSATKTLRRILNLDTTDE is encoded by the coding sequence ATGGAGACGCTTGTTGTTTTGGCGCAGCATAGGAATCAATACTACAGCAGAAGCAAGGCCAATGAGCCTGCCAGATTCGGTTCGTCACCGTCAAGAAATTTCAGGGAGATTAGTTGTAGAACTTTTCAATCCGGGACAGGTATACTCCCAACACCGTTGAGGGGGTGTACAACTCCTGTAGCCAAGAGGGCTTGTCCCAATACCCCCAAAACACTGTCACCTTGTGCTAAATTTCACTCTGATGACTCCAAACACCTCACCGTGAAAACCACCTCACTCCCCATTGACATTGAGGTTTCTAACAAGCAGAAGTCATTTAATGACAATTTCTGTTACTCTGAGCTCTGGGCTGGCCCTGCTTACTCGAATTCTCCGCCGCCAAGTTCTTTGCCGATTCCTAAATTTTCACTCCAGCCAAAGCGCACTTTGTCACTAGATATGCCTGGTTCAGCCCCTGTTGTGAAAATGCATCCCACTGCCAAGTCTGCCCCGCCTTCCCCAACAAGAGAACCTCTCACTTCTCCAAAAGATTTGTTTCTCAGTGTTGACTCTGCGACCAAGACTCTGCGTCGCATCCTTAATCTCGATACCACTGATGAATGA